From Qipengyuania psychrotolerans:
GGCCTTGGCCTCGCTACCGCCGCCGCTTTCCTTGCTCGAATAGGTTCAGTGATAGAGCGCGTGGCCCGTAAAGGGCAGGTAGCCAGCAAACGCGGTCCGCTTTTGAAACTTCTCGATTACGCCTTAGACCCTATCTTTATCTTACTGATTTTCTTGGCATCTCCGGATCTTCCTGACCTTATGCGCATATTTGTGCCGTTGATGCTTTTTGGCATACTCAGGCTGGGTGCTACCCACGGTAGCGAGAAATGGCGGCGAACTTACGCGGATCGTATCCTTCTTGGCTTTGTCCTAGTGCCGGCCGCGTTTCTAGGTTTCGCACCGGAGGCAGCGGCACTAATTGCTTTGATGGTTTTGGCCTCAAGATTTTTTGACAGCTTTCGCGGTGACTAACCTCGAATTAACCACGCAACTGCTACGCGCGGGCATATGACGATGGCAAAAGATCGAGCCGAACGGATAAGTTCAGCGCAGGATGAACTGCGTTGTGCGCTTGCGCGGGGCGATCGTACGCTGTCGAAGATCGAACCAATCCTCGGGCACCTGCTTTCCACGCCCGACCACTCGCTTTTCAGTGACGAGATCATCGCACGCCTGCGAGGCATGCTGAATGACCTGGCATGGCAGATCCTTCGGGTTCAAGCCGAAGCAACGGGGCAATCCGGGCGCGAGGCATTTGCTGAGCGTCACGGCGAGGCGTTGGCCGCTCATTTCCAGAGCCGTGGAGCCTTGTTGTCTCATTGCCATGCACTGGCAGTCGAATGGCAACTGACCGAAAGGTTGGAAACGCAAAATGGGCTGGATCCCGTACTGTCGCCGGTACTCCAGGCACTTATCGCGCATCCTGACCCGTCCATGGCCAGCGCGGCGATGTCCGCCCTTGCTGCCCAGGCGCGCTTCGCTCAAGCGCAGCGTCGGATGGAGTTGCCGCTGGCCGAACTTCCCGCAGACCTGTTCCACGAAACATTGCTGGCCTGGCGTGCTTATAACGGAGAGCGCGCCTCCGACGCACTGACACGTGCTGAGAGCAAGTTACGGTCCGGTTACGATGAGAGCGCTGGCCGCCTCGCTCTGTTCGCGAGGCTTATCGCGGGTGCGGGCAAGGATGGCCTGGATGCGCTCATTCCCGACCAAGCGGGAGCCGGACTGTTTTTCACGGCCCTTGCCGCAAGGTCGGGTCAGGATCGTGTCTTTGCCATTCTTTCAAGCAACGCGCGCCAGATTGCGCGCTTGGCACTGGGTCTGCGCGCTGCCGGCCTTGATGCCGGGCAGATCGACGAGGTTCTCCTGCGATTGCATCCACAAGCTGCACCTGTACCCGAACTCGATCGGATTAGCGGCGAAGATGCGCGTAGAATGCTGGCCGAAATTTTGAATGAGGGTCGGCCATGAACGTTGCAACGCAGACAATTGCGCAAGGGCGCAGTGACGCGCAGGATCGGCTTATCGAAGCGGACGGCCCCCTGGCGGACCTCCAACATGATTGCGGTGGTCGGATTGGTGGGACAATCGCCATCCCCGCATTGCTTGCATTGGTCGAAAAGGCCCGCTCATACGGTTTGAGAATTGCCCGTCAGTTTGAGGCGGTCGATGACCAGAACAGGATTACCGCCTGGGCCGAGATTTCGCCGGTTGATGGCGGGAAAGATGGCTGCGAGATTGTCATCGCAAGCTGGCAAACGCAGCCCCTTCCTCCGGAAAACAGCGTCGAAGCGGATCGCCGGAAAGTTGAGATAAACCGCCATCTGGCGGAGTGTACAGCGCGGCTCGATCCATCTCAGGCTCTGCTTTCTGTCGATACCGAGGCTGCAGATCTGACGGATTTTGCCAGCAAGGCCCTGACTTCCATCGGAAAGCCTTGGACCGATCTGGTGGAACTGCCGGGCAATGCTCATGAGCAACCGATGCACTGGCGGCTTCTTGATGGCGCGAAGTGCAAGATACCGGGCTCCAAGCGGGAATGGACCGCGCACCTCGAGCCGCTCGGCCAGCCAAACCCTGGCAGTGCAGGGTTTGTGCTTCACCTGAATGCAACCACTCCACTCGCCGATGTGGGAGAGCAGGATGCGGGCGAAACTCCCTCAATGGGGCGCGACCTGACGCCGGTTCTGCGCCAACCGATCAATCGCATCATCGCCAACGCGGAAACGATCCGCACCAAACTCGCCGGACCGCTGGCGGAGGAATACAGCCAGTACGCCGCTGATATTGCGAGCGCGGGCCAGCATTTGCTGGCACTGGTGGATGACCTTTCCGATCTCGAAATCGTCGAATCCGAGGACTTCGTCACCGAGCCTGACCGGATTGAGCTGGCAGACGTCGCTCGGCGCGCTTGCGGAATTCTAGGGGTGAGAGCGCAAGAGCGCGGCATCACACTCGTCCCGCCCGCCGAAGGTGAGAGCCAATTGGCCATCGCCGAGTTCAGGCGCGTACTGCAGATCATGCTCAACTTGGTTGGCAACGCGATCCGCTACTCGCCAGAAGAGAGTCAGGTCTGGATCAGGCTTGATTGTATCGGCTCGCGAGCGATGATCACCGTTGCCGACCAAGGGAAGGGCCTTGATGAAGCGCAACAGGCGAAAGTTTTCGAGAAATTCGAAAGACTGGGCCGAAGCGGTGACGGCGGGTCTGGGCTTGGTCTCTATATTTCCCGCCGGATCGCGAGGGCGATGGACGGCGACCTGACGGTGGAGAGCGCGCCGGGATTGGGCGCTCGTTTCACCCTGTCAGTGCCTGCTGCGGATGACTTGCGGAGTGAGCAGCGTGACGGGCCGGGCAGCAACGTTCCAAAGCCGGACGGAAAATAGACTGCC
This genomic window contains:
- a CDS encoding sensor histidine kinase; amino-acid sequence: MNVATQTIAQGRSDAQDRLIEADGPLADLQHDCGGRIGGTIAIPALLALVEKARSYGLRIARQFEAVDDQNRITAWAEISPVDGGKDGCEIVIASWQTQPLPPENSVEADRRKVEINRHLAECTARLDPSQALLSVDTEAADLTDFASKALTSIGKPWTDLVELPGNAHEQPMHWRLLDGAKCKIPGSKREWTAHLEPLGQPNPGSAGFVLHLNATTPLADVGEQDAGETPSMGRDLTPVLRQPINRIIANAETIRTKLAGPLAEEYSQYAADIASAGQHLLALVDDLSDLEIVESEDFVTEPDRIELADVARRACGILGVRAQERGITLVPPAEGESQLAIAEFRRVLQIMLNLVGNAIRYSPEESQVWIRLDCIGSRAMITVADQGKGLDEAQQAKVFEKFERLGRSGDGGSGLGLYISRRIARAMDGDLTVESAPGLGARFTLSVPAADDLRSEQRDGPGSNVPKPDGK